A region from the Gemmatimonadales bacterium genome encodes:
- a CDS encoding DUF2252 family protein yields MHIHQAVREYERWLRSIVRPVPADFRRKHALMREDKFQFFRGTFFRWAQQWQEWCPEAGTAPRVVAVGDLHIETFGTWRDLEGRLVWGVNDLDEAWRLPYTNDLVRLTASALIAGGGSALSLGAADTADAILQGYQSALEWGGRPFVLAEHHAALRTMSIARLRDAKGYWDNLDAMPAIRARPAAPVFRWLRRALPPGSQDERWRHRLAGIGSLGRERITLVADCCGSRLAREAKALAPSACAWTAGRTGPRRRWYRFLLDRAVRCHDPAVQIKGSWILRRLAPDCSRIDLPDLATAGDMRHLLDAMGRETANIHLASGRRKLILRDLAHREPAWLLDSAQRAVEAVSRDFESWAGAA; encoded by the coding sequence ATGCACATCCACCAGGCAGTACGGGAGTACGAGCGGTGGCTCAGGAGCATCGTCCGGCCGGTGCCTGCCGACTTCAGGCGCAAGCACGCGCTGATGCGGGAGGACAAGTTCCAGTTCTTCCGGGGCACCTTCTTCCGTTGGGCTCAGCAGTGGCAGGAGTGGTGCCCCGAGGCGGGCACGGCGCCACGGGTGGTCGCGGTTGGCGACCTGCACATCGAGACCTTCGGCACCTGGCGGGATCTCGAAGGACGTCTCGTATGGGGCGTCAATGACCTGGACGAGGCGTGGCGGCTTCCCTATACCAACGACCTGGTGCGGCTCACGGCGAGTGCGCTGATCGCGGGCGGCGGGAGCGCGCTGTCGCTCGGGGCCGCGGATACAGCAGACGCGATTCTCCAGGGCTACCAGTCTGCCCTGGAGTGGGGTGGCAGGCCGTTCGTGCTGGCGGAGCACCATGCGGCCTTGCGCACCATGTCCATTGCCCGGCTCAGGGATGCCAAGGGGTATTGGGACAACCTCGACGCCATGCCGGCGATCCGGGCGCGTCCCGCGGCCCCGGTGTTCCGCTGGCTGCGGCGGGCCCTGCCACCCGGCAGCCAAGACGAGCGCTGGCGCCACCGACTGGCGGGGATCGGGAGCCTCGGCCGGGAGCGGATTACCTTGGTAGCGGATTGTTGCGGCAGCCGGCTGGCGCGCGAAGCCAAGGCGCTGGCTCCCTCCGCCTGCGCCTGGACGGCCGGCCGCACGGGGCCGCGGCGCCGCTGGTATCGCTTCCTGCTGGACCGCGCCGTCAGGTGCCACGACCCCGCCGTGCAGATCAAGGGATCATGGATCCTTCGGCGACTCGCGCCCGACTGTTCCCGGATCGACCTGCCGGATCTCGCGACGGCCGGTGACATGCGGCACCTGCTCGACGCCATGGGCAGGGAGACCGCGAACATTCATCTCGCTTCCGGGCGCCGCAAGCTGATTCTCAGGGACCTGGCCCACCGCGAGCCCGCATGGCTGCTCGACTCCGCGCAGCGTGCGGTCGAGGCGGTCAGCCGCGATTTCGAATCCTGGGCTGGGGCCGCCTGA
- a CDS encoding ketopantoate reductase family protein encodes MRVVVLGAGAVGAYYGGQLARRGHEVTCFARGANLSAIREHGLEIRTPEGTFRPRVSATDRIEELPLADFAILAVKSYSLADIAPVVRHAAEQGAAIVPFLNGVETVERLVGLGVAQAALLGGLTEISAVRVQPGVVERRSPFQRIVIGELDGRTTDRVARIAAALLEAGAEARVSTVITVELWQKFAFITTMAAACGLARSPVGPLRTDRLGRGLLERAAREVTAVARSRGIALPDNEVSRLMDMIDRLPEGMKPSFLVDLEAGGPTELDILSGAVSRFAEEAGIPAPVHDTATAALADRGRRRAVALP; translated from the coding sequence ATGAGAGTGGTGGTGCTGGGCGCCGGCGCCGTCGGCGCCTACTACGGCGGGCAGCTCGCGCGCAGGGGGCACGAGGTCACCTGCTTCGCCCGAGGCGCGAACCTGAGTGCGATTCGCGAGCACGGCCTCGAGATCCGCACCCCCGAAGGCACCTTTCGGCCGCGCGTCTCCGCCACCGACCGCATCGAGGAGCTTCCCCTCGCGGATTTCGCCATCCTCGCCGTCAAGAGCTACTCCCTGGCCGACATTGCGCCCGTCGTGCGCCACGCGGCCGAGCAGGGCGCCGCCATCGTGCCGTTCCTCAACGGCGTGGAGACCGTGGAGCGGCTCGTCGGCCTCGGCGTGGCGCAGGCGGCGCTCCTCGGTGGCCTGACGGAGATCAGCGCGGTGCGGGTGCAGCCGGGGGTGGTGGAGCGACGCAGCCCATTCCAGCGCATCGTCATAGGCGAGCTCGACGGGCGCACGACCGATCGGGTCGCTCGGATTGCGGCGGCGCTCCTCGAGGCGGGTGCCGAGGCCCGGGTATCGACGGTGATCACCGTGGAGCTCTGGCAGAAGTTCGCATTCATCACCACCATGGCCGCGGCGTGCGGGCTTGCACGCTCGCCGGTAGGACCGCTCCGCACCGACCGGCTCGGGCGGGGCCTGCTCGAGCGAGCGGCGCGCGAGGTGACCGCCGTGGCACGTTCCCGCGGTATCGCCCTGCCGGACAATGAGGTCTCGCGGCTCATGGATATGATCGATCGGCTGCCGGAGGGGATGAAGCCGAGCTTCCTCGTCGACCTCGAGGCCGGCGGACCGACCGAGCTCGACATCCTGAGCGGCGCGGTGTCCCGGTTCGCCGAGGAAGCGGGGATCCCCGCGCCAGTCCACGATACCGCCACTGCAGCGCTAGCCGATCGTGGTCGACGGCGCGCCGTCGCCTTACCTTAG
- a CDS encoding bifunctional YncE family protein/alkaline phosphatase family protein, whose protein sequence is MKPLPTTLAVLLACAACAPSPRPSRAIGGDTLGLQQPRLPTGLRLDPAGTQYDLRAAMPLTMVLAPGGRSLVISSAGYREPGLDVVSRGTGAITQSLPQTAAFLGLAFAPDGGTLFASGANQDVVYRYTWAGERAVLADSIVLAAKAPDTAGTRYPAGLAVSPDGARLYVAENVADSVALIDVGGKRVLRRLPTGHLPYAVAAAPDGRIYVSNWGEGTISVFRDSAGTLYDRGRIVVGRHPSALLLNHDGSRLYVACASTDRVAVVDTRRRHVVTELLDPPPAGPAEGSTPNALALSGDETRLFVAEADANAVAVFDLLAETSNVPAARGNDQLAGRVPVGWYPTAVLAAGDTLLVGNGKGRGTVANPGGPQPLVAAEHKGTAEAQYTLSLLRGTLTVAPVGRSAGDELAALTTRVTRANGWDQSAEARHYPPIEHVIYIIKENRTYDQVLGDERQGDGDTALVFFGRNVTPNIHALAERFGLYDRFFVNAEVSAQGHDWSTAAYVTDYREKTTQPNYSDKRDARDESDEGEDAAEPANGYLWNLAQRAGISYRNYGEYLEPDRERPGHYTTAKAYLASHSHPTFPNFDMKIPDQRRADIWLEEFNRFVQQGSLPALETMWLPRDHTSGGRAGFNTPRAMAADNDLAVGRVVEAVSHSPYWQSTVVFVLQDDAQNGPDHVDSHRAPVLVISPWARGGAVHRFANTTDVLKTIEELLQLESMSQFDHYGRALRDVWRDRPDLTPFTAIRPTVDLAEVNPDTGKQARASTGFNLEVADAIDDEAFNRVLWSIEKGEHTPYPGARQADAVTLGLGSR, encoded by the coding sequence ATGAAGCCCCTCCCGACGACCCTCGCCGTTCTCCTCGCGTGCGCCGCTTGCGCCCCGAGCCCCCGGCCCAGCCGCGCCATCGGCGGGGACACCCTAGGGCTGCAGCAGCCTCGGCTCCCCACCGGTCTCCGTCTCGACCCCGCCGGGACCCAGTACGACCTCCGCGCGGCGATGCCGCTCACGATGGTCCTGGCGCCGGGGGGCCGCTCCCTCGTGATCTCGAGCGCCGGCTATCGCGAGCCCGGACTCGACGTGGTGAGCCGAGGCACCGGCGCCATCACCCAATCGTTGCCCCAGACGGCCGCCTTCCTCGGCCTCGCCTTCGCGCCCGACGGAGGCACGCTCTTCGCCTCCGGCGCCAACCAGGACGTGGTCTACCGCTACACCTGGGCCGGTGAGCGTGCCGTGCTGGCGGACAGCATCGTGCTCGCCGCCAAGGCTCCCGACACTGCCGGAACCCGATATCCCGCCGGCCTCGCGGTCTCGCCGGACGGCGCCCGGCTGTACGTCGCCGAGAATGTGGCGGACTCGGTTGCGCTGATCGACGTGGGCGGCAAGCGAGTCCTGCGGCGGTTGCCGACCGGGCACCTCCCCTACGCCGTGGCGGCGGCGCCGGACGGCCGGATCTACGTCTCCAACTGGGGCGAGGGGACCATAAGCGTGTTCCGCGACTCGGCCGGCACGCTGTACGACCGCGGGCGGATCGTGGTCGGGCGCCATCCCTCCGCCCTGCTGCTCAACCACGACGGCTCCCGGCTGTACGTCGCCTGCGCCAGCACCGATCGCGTCGCCGTGGTGGACACCCGGCGGCGGCACGTGGTGACCGAGCTGCTGGATCCTCCGCCCGCCGGCCCCGCGGAGGGCAGCACGCCCAATGCCCTGGCGCTGTCGGGCGATGAGACCCGGCTCTTCGTGGCCGAAGCCGATGCCAACGCGGTGGCGGTGTTCGATCTCTTGGCGGAGACCAGCAACGTCCCCGCCGCGCGTGGCAACGACCAGCTCGCCGGACGCGTCCCGGTCGGCTGGTATCCCACCGCCGTCCTCGCGGCTGGCGACACCCTGCTGGTCGGCAACGGGAAGGGCCGCGGAACGGTGGCCAATCCCGGCGGGCCACAGCCGCTGGTCGCGGCCGAGCACAAGGGGACCGCCGAGGCGCAGTACACCTTGTCGCTGCTCCGGGGCACGCTGACGGTGGCGCCCGTGGGCCGCTCGGCCGGGGACGAGCTCGCGGCGCTCACCACCCGCGTCACCCGCGCGAACGGATGGGACCAGTCCGCCGAGGCGCGGCACTATCCGCCTATCGAGCACGTGATCTACATCATCAAGGAGAACCGGACCTACGACCAGGTGCTGGGCGACGAGCGGCAGGGGGACGGCGACACCGCGCTGGTCTTCTTCGGGCGAAACGTGACGCCCAACATCCACGCGCTCGCCGAGCGATTCGGTCTGTACGATCGCTTCTTCGTCAACGCCGAGGTCTCGGCGCAGGGGCACGACTGGTCCACCGCGGCGTACGTGACCGACTATCGGGAGAAGACCACTCAGCCGAACTACTCGGACAAGCGGGACGCAAGGGACGAGAGCGACGAAGGCGAGGACGCGGCCGAGCCGGCCAACGGCTACCTCTGGAACCTGGCCCAGCGGGCGGGCATCAGCTACCGGAACTACGGCGAGTATCTGGAGCCGGACCGGGAGCGGCCGGGCCACTACACCACGGCCAAGGCGTACCTGGCATCGCACTCGCACCCGACCTTCCCCAACTTCGATATGAAGATCCCCGACCAGCGCCGGGCCGATATCTGGCTGGAGGAGTTCAACCGCTTCGTCCAGCAGGGTAGCCTGCCGGCACTGGAGACCATGTGGCTCCCGCGAGACCACACGTCGGGCGGCCGTGCGGGATTCAACACGCCGCGGGCCATGGCGGCCGACAACGACCTCGCGGTGGGCCGCGTGGTGGAGGCGGTGTCGCACTCGCCCTACTGGCAGTCGACCGTGGTCTTCGTGCTGCAGGACGACGCGCAGAACGGGCCCGATCACGTCGATTCCCACCGGGCGCCGGTCCTGGTGATCTCCCCCTGGGCTCGCGGCGGCGCGGTCCACCGGTTCGCCAATACCACCGACGTGCTGAAGACGATCGAGGAGCTGCTGCAGCTGGAGTCGATGTCCCAGTTCGATCACTACGGCCGGGCGCTGCGCGACGTCTGGCGCGACCGGCCGGACCTCACGCCGTTCACCGCCATCCGTCCGACCGTCGACCTGGCCGAGGTGAATCCGGACACGGGCAAACAGGCGCGGGCGTCGACCGGGTTCAACCTGGAGGTAGCCGATGCGATCGACGACGAGGCGTTCAACCGGGTGCTCTGGAGCATCGAGAAGGGAGAGCACACGCCCTACCCCGGCGCTCGGCAGGCGGATGCGGTCACGCTGGGGCTGGGCAGCCGCTAG
- a CDS encoding peroxiredoxin yields MARDDLYTLPAGLPVPVDDGAAAHLSGQQLPPIALPSTAGQLVQLNALGPGWTVLYCYPRTGRPDEPGPPAWDAIPGARGCTPQACSYRDHHAELHALGAQVFGLSTQTTTYQHEMTDRLHLPYEVLSDAEFQLTEALALPTFEAGGMRLLKRLTLLIHSGRIEACFYPVFPPDADAEHVLGWLRERAV; encoded by the coding sequence ATGGCCCGAGACGATCTCTATACGCTGCCCGCGGGTTTGCCGGTGCCGGTCGACGATGGGGCCGCCGCTCATCTCTCCGGTCAGCAGCTACCGCCGATTGCGCTGCCATCGACGGCTGGTCAGCTGGTCCAGCTGAACGCGCTTGGTCCAGGTTGGACGGTGCTGTACTGCTATCCCCGCACGGGGCGGCCCGATGAGCCCGGGCCGCCGGCATGGGACGCCATTCCGGGAGCGCGGGGCTGCACGCCTCAGGCCTGCAGCTACCGGGACCACCATGCCGAGTTGCACGCCCTGGGGGCTCAGGTGTTTGGGCTCAGCACGCAAACGACGACGTATCAGCACGAAATGACGGACCGGCTGCATCTCCCTTACGAAGTGCTGAGCGACGCCGAGTTCCAGCTGACCGAGGCGCTGGCCTTGCCGACGTTCGAGGCGGGCGGGATGCGATTGCTTAAGCGCCTGACGTTGCTGATTCACTCGGGGCGCATTGAGGCCTGCTTCTATCCGGTATTCCCGCCGGACGCCGACGCCGAGCACGTGCTCGGGTGGCTCCGCGAGCGCGCCGTCTAA
- a CDS encoding FAD-binding oxidoreductase — translation MDVVSDGAIRDFAASLQGALVRPSDPGYESARRIWNARFDRRPGLIVRCADAADVKHAVDFARAENVLVAIRGGGHSFAGHSTCDGGLVIDLSGLKALQVDRNKRIVDLGPGLVTAEVDTATKAADLAVVLGGCGSVGIGGFTLGGGEGALSGKYGLSCDNLLSAHIVLADGRLVTASADQNPDLFWALRGGGGNFGVVTSFRLRAHPVTEVVAGRLVYELSKAPTVLRAYRSFAPSAPDEVTCGLTFTGVDRTPALVLDLVYIGNAVSAAPMLHTVRSFAKPQADSVAPVQYHQYRLRNPGPPAGFPSTARGGFVSDLPDELIEAVTSLAADVPPAAEFEMNHLHGAVSRTPLTAAAFPLRKPGFDCFAIAGWPVPELHDAAVSWVRRLYDTLRPYASGAYINVLNEDEEDRVMAAYGPQYARLAALKKQYDPGNLFRLNPNILPGG, via the coding sequence ATGGACGTGGTTTCCGATGGAGCGATCCGAGACTTTGCCGCCAGTCTGCAGGGAGCGCTGGTTCGACCCTCCGATCCCGGGTACGAATCAGCTCGGCGGATTTGGAACGCCCGCTTCGACCGACGGCCGGGTCTGATCGTCCGATGCGCCGATGCTGCCGATGTCAAACACGCAGTGGATTTTGCCCGGGCCGAAAACGTCCTGGTCGCCATACGCGGAGGCGGCCACAGCTTCGCAGGGCACTCGACCTGCGATGGTGGGCTCGTCATCGATCTATCGGGCCTGAAGGCCCTTCAGGTCGACCGGAACAAAAGAATCGTCGATCTGGGGCCGGGATTGGTCACCGCGGAGGTCGATACCGCCACCAAGGCGGCGGATCTGGCCGTTGTGCTCGGCGGCTGCGGCTCGGTCGGAATCGGAGGCTTCACGCTCGGTGGCGGGGAGGGTGCACTCAGCGGCAAGTACGGGTTGAGCTGCGACAACCTTCTTTCGGCTCACATCGTGCTCGCTGACGGGCGACTCGTGACGGCGTCTGCAGACCAGAATCCCGATCTCTTTTGGGCGCTTCGCGGCGGCGGTGGAAACTTTGGTGTGGTCACCTCGTTTCGCTTACGCGCGCACCCGGTCACCGAGGTTGTAGCGGGCCGGCTGGTCTATGAGTTGAGCAAGGCGCCGACCGTCCTGCGTGCCTATCGAAGTTTTGCCCCCTCTGCACCCGACGAGGTAACGTGCGGTCTCACGTTCACCGGCGTCGACCGCACGCCAGCGCTCGTTCTCGATTTGGTCTATATCGGCAACGCCGTTTCGGCCGCCCCGATGCTTCACACCGTGCGTAGCTTTGCGAAGCCGCAAGCCGACAGCGTCGCACCGGTCCAGTACCATCAGTACCGTCTCAGAAACCCGGGTCCGCCTGCCGGCTTCCCGAGCACAGCGCGGGGCGGGTTTGTCTCCGACCTGCCGGATGAACTGATCGAAGCCGTTACGAGCCTGGCCGCCGATGTTCCACCTGCCGCGGAGTTCGAGATGAATCACCTGCATGGCGCCGTCAGCCGCACGCCGCTCACGGCTGCGGCATTCCCGCTCCGAAAGCCGGGCTTCGATTGCTTCGCCATCGCGGGTTGGCCTGTGCCCGAGCTCCACGACGCGGCAGTCAGTTGGGTGCGGCGCCTCTATGATACCTTGCGCCCATATGCCAGCGGCGCATACATAAACGTTCTCAACGAGGACGAAGAAGACCGTGTGATGGCGGCGTACGGGCCGCAGTACGCGCGCCTCGCGGCGCTCAAGAAGCAATATGACCCGGGCAATCTCTTTCGGCTCAATCCCAACATTCTGCCGGGGGGTTGA
- a CDS encoding serine hydrolase domain-containing protein has protein sequence MSSISAQHPRVFSRVGIPLSLLLIAFPATAQTGTGVDSLDHYVRAELARQRIPGLSIAVLRGDSVILARGYGYSNVEHHVLATDSTVYEVGSISKQFTAAAIVLLSEEGRLGLNDVITRYLPEGSTIWSGVTMRHLLTHTSGVSDQSLDTLDFRKDYTDEELVRLAAAQPLLFKPGASYSYSSTGYTLLGVIIHRVTGEFYGDLLRDRIFRPLDMRAARVNSDTAIVPNRSAGYRFERGTLKNRDWTSPSLSATADRGLSFSARDLSRWAIALNHGKPLGRAGVQASWTPVRLNEGWTYPYGLGWQLTQQRGYRRIGHSGAWGGFQATLQRYPDFELTVIVLTNLDEANPEGIASGIAGILEPVLTPPHLLPGRLPGQAPPRGIEDLVRDVAAARDSAEVTPAFRALTPPSRRERIASLLKGLQAWTLLGCENVTGRQMSRLGSRIEWLCYAKGPVREGEREGNVVITVLYGAAWRAAGIDLYFF, from the coding sequence GTGAGTTCCATATCCGCACAGCACCCTCGCGTGTTCTCGCGCGTCGGGATACCGCTGAGCCTGCTGCTCATCGCATTCCCCGCCACTGCCCAGACGGGTACGGGGGTGGATTCCCTGGATCACTACGTCCGCGCCGAGCTCGCCCGCCAGCGCATCCCCGGGCTGTCGATCGCGGTACTCCGGGGTGACAGTGTGATTCTAGCCCGCGGTTACGGCTATTCCAACGTGGAGCATCACGTGCTGGCCACCGACAGCACCGTGTACGAGGTGGGGTCAATCTCGAAGCAGTTCACCGCAGCCGCGATCGTCCTCCTCTCCGAAGAGGGTCGCCTCGGACTTAATGACGTAATCACGCGATACTTGCCAGAGGGGTCCACGATTTGGTCGGGGGTGACGATGCGACACCTTCTCACGCATACCTCCGGCGTCTCGGATCAGTCCCTCGACACGCTTGACTTCCGGAAAGACTATACCGATGAGGAGCTCGTGCGCCTCGCGGCAGCTCAGCCGCTCCTGTTTAAGCCGGGCGCGAGCTACAGCTACAGCAGCACCGGGTACACCCTGCTCGGCGTCATCATTCATCGGGTGACAGGGGAGTTCTACGGCGATCTCCTTCGGGACCGCATCTTCCGTCCGTTGGACATGCGGGCCGCACGGGTCAACTCTGACACCGCTATCGTGCCCAACCGGTCGGCGGGCTATCGCTTCGAGCGCGGAACGCTGAAGAACCGGGACTGGACGTCACCATCGCTGAGCGCGACGGCCGACCGAGGCTTGAGTTTTAGCGCGCGAGACCTGAGCCGGTGGGCCATTGCGCTCAATCACGGGAAACCGCTGGGCCGCGCTGGCGTCCAGGCGAGTTGGACCCCAGTCCGGCTGAACGAGGGCTGGACCTACCCCTACGGACTGGGCTGGCAGCTCACGCAACAGCGGGGCTATCGGCGGATCGGTCACAGCGGAGCATGGGGAGGTTTTCAGGCAACACTTCAGCGGTACCCCGACTTTGAGTTGACGGTCATCGTGCTGACGAATCTGGACGAGGCGAACCCGGAAGGGATCGCCTCGGGGATTGCGGGAATTCTGGAACCAGTGCTGACACCGCCCCATCTGCTGCCCGGCCGACTGCCGGGGCAAGCTCCCCCGAGGGGAATCGAGGACCTGGTGCGTGACGTTGCGGCTGCCAGGGACTCGGCCGAAGTCACGCCCGCCTTCAGGGCGCTGACGCCACCATCACGGAGAGAACGGATTGCGAGTTTGCTGAAGGGGCTTCAGGCCTGGACCCTCCTCGGCTGCGAGAATGTCACCGGTCGTCAGATGTCACGGCTGGGTAGTCGGATCGAATGGCTCTGCTACGCCAAGGGACCTGTCCGAGAGGGAGAACGCGAAGGCAATGTGGTTATCACGGTACTCTATGGTGCCGCTTGGCGCGCGGCGGGAATAGACCTGTACTTCTTCTGA
- a CDS encoding DUF1428 domain-containing protein: protein MRYVDGFLLAVPKRKLQMYRRIAQRAGRVWREHGALEYRECAGDDLKVKFGVSFARAAKLKAGETAVFSWIVYKSRAHRDRVNAKVMKDVRMQKMMKDPMPFDMKRMFTGGFNVLVDL, encoded by the coding sequence ATGCGGTACGTCGACGGTTTTCTTCTAGCTGTCCCCAAGCGCAAACTCCAAATGTACCGGCGGATCGCGCAGCGCGCCGGGCGGGTGTGGCGGGAGCATGGTGCTCTCGAGTACCGAGAATGTGCTGGCGATGACCTAAAGGTGAAATTTGGGGTGTCCTTTGCGCGCGCGGCGAAATTGAAGGCCGGCGAGACGGCGGTCTTTTCTTGGATCGTATACAAATCACGGGCTCATCGGGATCGCGTCAACGCAAAGGTCATGAAGGACGTCCGCATGCAGAAGATGATGAAGGACCCAATGCCATTTGACATGAAGCGTATGTTCACCGGCGGCTTCAACGTGCTCGTAGATCTTTAG
- a CDS encoding serine/threonine-protein kinase — MEVPDSVRHAFADRYAIERELGRGGMGVVYLAHDVRHDRPVALKLLLPGLAGGAPERFQREIRLAARLQHPHILTVLDSGSVGTSEPGVERLWYTMPFVDGESLYDRLNRERRLPLEDALRITTEAARALEYAHQHGVVHRDVKPENILLTRDGTTLVADFGIARALDADERLTRTGTPLGSPFYMSPEQTNDEEVDGRADQYALAAVLYEMLTGEPPFVGRSLEAIVAKRLSNPTPSARALRDAVPPHVDEAIRKAMASAPAERFPSVTEFAQGLHQPLSATPPPQAAAMATPAPARRNPGRSRAAMVLVAGLLLAGGALFAWRRMHSAGSPPDRDAPVVAVLPFDNLGDSADVYFSEGVTDEIRTKLAQVAGIEVIARGSSLEYRRTTRQPRRIAEELGADYLLTGTVRWEKAAGANRVRVTPELVDARSGRAARTRWVQQFDASLTDVFQVQADIATKVADALGVALADSTRRELTTRPTESLAAWDAFLKGEDAAQDMKGDPSSLRRAVGFYQRAVALDSGFVQAWSQLSRARTSLYSNGVPDPALGDQARVAAARARRLGPKDPSAYLALGDYYGSVNPIDNARALAEYEQGLKLAPRDVDLLGAAAMTETSLGHWDGVVPRLARAAQLDPRSANAVRRLVGVHLFLRHYSAADSAADRALALEPGRPGMVSLKVMSAVGRGDRDSARAVVRAAARRIDPAVLFPFLAAYQDLYWLLDDEQQRLVLATQPSAFDGDRGSWGIVQTELHHLRGERSLALAYADSARLALGAQSRAAPDDGQRHVLLGLALAYLGRKAEAVREGRLGLELWPISRDAYFGPYVQLQLVRIYLLVGEPEKALDQLEPLLRVPFYLSPGWLRLDPTFDPLRNDPRFKRLLED, encoded by the coding sequence ATGGAAGTGCCGGACTCCGTCCGCCACGCCTTCGCCGACCGCTACGCGATCGAGCGCGAGCTCGGCCGCGGCGGCATGGGGGTCGTCTACCTCGCCCACGACGTTCGCCACGATCGTCCAGTCGCCCTCAAGCTCCTGCTCCCCGGGTTGGCCGGCGGGGCCCCTGAGCGATTCCAGCGCGAGATCCGCCTCGCCGCCCGGCTGCAGCATCCCCATATCCTGACCGTGCTCGATTCGGGGAGCGTCGGGACCAGCGAACCCGGCGTGGAGCGGCTGTGGTATACGATGCCGTTCGTGGACGGCGAATCGCTCTACGACCGGCTGAACCGTGAGCGCCGGCTCCCGCTGGAGGACGCGCTCCGCATCACGACCGAAGCTGCCCGCGCGCTGGAGTACGCCCACCAGCACGGCGTGGTCCACCGCGACGTCAAGCCCGAGAACATCCTCCTCACCCGGGACGGCACGACGCTCGTGGCCGATTTCGGGATCGCCCGCGCGCTCGACGCCGACGAGCGGCTGACTCGGACCGGCACCCCGCTCGGCTCGCCGTTCTACATGAGCCCGGAACAGACGAACGACGAAGAGGTGGACGGCCGGGCCGACCAGTACGCGCTGGCGGCCGTGTTGTACGAGATGCTGACGGGCGAGCCGCCGTTCGTCGGGCGGAGCCTCGAGGCGATCGTGGCCAAGCGGCTCAGCAATCCGACACCCAGCGCGCGGGCGCTCCGCGACGCCGTACCGCCACACGTGGACGAAGCCATCCGAAAGGCGATGGCCTCGGCGCCGGCCGAGCGCTTCCCCTCCGTAACGGAGTTCGCCCAGGGGCTGCACCAGCCGCTGAGCGCGACTCCGCCGCCGCAGGCCGCCGCGATGGCCACGCCAGCGCCGGCGCGACGGAACCCGGGCCGGTCCAGAGCGGCGATGGTCCTGGTGGCCGGGCTCCTCCTCGCCGGAGGAGCGCTGTTCGCCTGGCGCCGGATGCACTCAGCCGGCTCGCCTCCGGACCGCGACGCGCCAGTCGTCGCCGTGTTGCCGTTCGACAACCTGGGCGACTCGGCCGACGTGTACTTCTCCGAGGGCGTCACCGACGAGATCCGGACCAAGCTGGCGCAGGTCGCCGGGATCGAGGTGATCGCGCGCGGCAGCTCGCTCGAGTACCGCCGGACCACCCGCCAGCCCCGCAGGATCGCGGAGGAGCTCGGCGCCGACTACCTCCTGACTGGCACCGTCCGGTGGGAGAAGGCGGCGGGAGCCAATCGCGTTCGGGTCACCCCCGAGCTGGTGGACGCGCGCTCGGGCCGGGCGGCGCGCACCCGCTGGGTGCAGCAGTTCGACGCCTCGCTCACCGATGTCTTCCAGGTGCAGGCCGACATCGCGACCAAGGTGGCCGACGCGCTGGGCGTGGCGCTCGCCGACAGCACCCGGCGCGAGCTCACCACCCGGCCGACCGAGAGCCTCGCCGCGTGGGACGCGTTCCTGAAGGGCGAGGACGCCGCGCAGGATATGAAGGGTGACCCGTCGAGCCTCCGCCGGGCGGTCGGCTTCTACCAGCGCGCGGTGGCCCTGGATTCCGGATTCGTGCAGGCGTGGAGCCAACTGTCCCGCGCCAGGACCTCGCTCTATTCAAACGGGGTCCCCGACCCGGCGCTCGGCGACCAGGCCCGGGTCGCCGCGGCGCGCGCGCGGCGGCTCGGGCCGAAGGATCCGTCGGCCTACCTGGCGCTGGGCGACTACTATGGGAGCGTCAACCCGATCGACAACGCACGGGCGTTGGCCGAGTACGAGCAGGGCCTCAAGCTCGCGCCTCGCGACGTCGACCTGCTCGGCGCGGCCGCGATGACCGAGACGAGCCTGGGGCACTGGGACGGCGTGGTCCCGCGTCTCGCGCGCGCGGCCCAGCTCGACCCGCGGTCCGCCAACGCCGTCCGCCGACTGGTGGGGGTCCACCTCTTTCTCCGGCACTATTCCGCCGCGGACTCCGCCGCGGATCGGGCCCTCGCGCTCGAGCCCGGCCGTCCCGGCATGGTCTCCCTCAAGGTGATGAGCGCCGTGGGCAGGGGCGATCGCGACAGCGCGCGCGCGGTGGTGCGTGCGGCCGCGCGACGGATCGATCCCGCGGTGCTCTTCCCCTTCCTCGCGGCCTACCAGGATCTCTACTGGCTATTGGACGACGAGCAGCAGCGCCTGGTGCTGGCGACTCAGCCGAGCGCCTTCGATGGCGACCGGGGCAGCTGGGGGATAGTGCAGACCGAGCTGCATCACCTGCGCGGTGAGCGCTCCCTGGCGCTCGCCTATGCCGACTCGGCGCGTCTCGCGCTGGGGGCGCAGAGCCGGGCCGCGCCCGACGACGGGCAGCGCCACGTGCTCCTGGGGCTGGCGCTGGCATACCTCGGGCGGAAGGCGGAGGCGGTCCGTGAAGGGCGGCTGGGACTGGAGCTCTGGCCGATCAGCCGGGACGCGTACTTCGGCCCGTACGTCCAGCTGCAGCTGGTGCGGATCTACCTTCTGGTCGGCGAGCCGGAGAAGGCGCTGGACCAGCTCGAGCCCCTGCTCCGGGTGCCGTTCTACCTTTCGCCCGGCTGGCTCCGCCTGGATCCGACGTTCGACCCGCTGCGGAACGATCCCCGGTTCAAGAGGCTGCTCGAGGATTGA